A single window of Ananas comosus cultivar F153 linkage group 17, ASM154086v1, whole genome shotgun sequence DNA harbors:
- the LOC109723144 gene encoding ubiquitin-like-specific protease 1D isoform X1 has protein sequence MTPFREKNRVWNLRSTRIITRQAAKMSRTSENTLPSFYDSLPQYRRAKRLRNNRVDRSSNQTKVDTNLFEAYLEDLWSRISEEKRHSCVYLDCLWFSLYKDGVAEPKILSWIKSKQIFSRKYVFVPIVCWQHWSLLILCHFGGKGRSKAAEPCMLLLDSLHTTGPKRLEPAIRRFILDIYKFEGRKETKWFISKIPLLIPKVPQQKNGEECGAFVLYFIYRFLQNAPETFKQEEYPYFLNEDWFDLKDFESFNQEMNSFRSNKEIVQIS, from the exons ATGACTCCGTTTCGCGAAAAAAATCGGG TATGGAACCTCAGAAGTACTAGAATCATAACAAGGCAAGCTGCAAAGATGTCGAGGACATCTGAAAACACCTTGCCTTCTTTCTATGATTCGCTTCCTCAGTATAGACGTGCAAAACGACTTAGAAATAACCGAGTCGATAGATCCAGCAATCAAACAAAGGTAGACACCAACCTGTTCGAAGCTTACCTGGA GGATTTATGGAGCAGGATTTCGGAAGAGAAGAGGCACTCTTGCGTGTATCTTGATTGTTTATGGTTTTCTTTGTACAAGGATGGAGTGGCAGAGCCGAAGATCCTTAGTTGGATCAAGAGTAAACAAATATTTTCAAGGAAATATGTTTTTGTTCCCATAGTCTGTTG GCAACACTGGAGCCTCCTTATATTGTGTCATTTTGGGGGAAAAGGCCGCTCAAAAGCAGCAGAGCCATGCATGCTGCTATTAGATTCACTGCATACAACGGGGCCAAAGAGGTTGGAACCGGCAATCAGAAG GTTCATACTTgacatttataaatttgaagGGAGGAAAGAAACTAAATGGTTTATATCTAAAATTCCTCTTTTAATTCCCAAG GTACCACAACAGAAAAATGGCGAGGAGTGTGGGGCATTTGTTCTTTATTTCATATACCGTTTTCTGCAGAACGCTCCAGAGACATTCAAACAAGAGGAATACCCTTATTTC CTCAATGAAGACTGGTTTGATTTGAAGGACTTCGAAAGCTTCAACCAGGAAATGAATTCATTTCGAAG CAACAAAGAGATTGTACAAATTTCATGA
- the LOC109723144 gene encoding ubiquitin-like-specific protease 1D isoform X2 has translation MIRFLSIDVQNDLEITESIDPAIKQRDLWSRISEEKRHSCVYLDCLWFSLYKDGVAEPKILSWIKSKQIFSRKYVFVPIVCWQHWSLLILCHFGGKGRSKAAEPCMLLLDSLHTTGPKRLEPAIRRFILDIYKFEGRKETKWFISKIPLLIPKVPQQKNGEECGAFVLYFIYRFLQNAPETFKQEEYPYFLNEDWFDLKDFESFNQEMNSFRSNKEIVQIS, from the exons ATGATTCGCTTCCTCAGTATAGACGTGCAAAACGACTTAGAAATAACCGAGTCGATAGATCCAGCAATCAAACAAAG GGATTTATGGAGCAGGATTTCGGAAGAGAAGAGGCACTCTTGCGTGTATCTTGATTGTTTATGGTTTTCTTTGTACAAGGATGGAGTGGCAGAGCCGAAGATCCTTAGTTGGATCAAGAGTAAACAAATATTTTCAAGGAAATATGTTTTTGTTCCCATAGTCTGTTG GCAACACTGGAGCCTCCTTATATTGTGTCATTTTGGGGGAAAAGGCCGCTCAAAAGCAGCAGAGCCATGCATGCTGCTATTAGATTCACTGCATACAACGGGGCCAAAGAGGTTGGAACCGGCAATCAGAAG GTTCATACTTgacatttataaatttgaagGGAGGAAAGAAACTAAATGGTTTATATCTAAAATTCCTCTTTTAATTCCCAAG GTACCACAACAGAAAAATGGCGAGGAGTGTGGGGCATTTGTTCTTTATTTCATATACCGTTTTCTGCAGAACGCTCCAGAGACATTCAAACAAGAGGAATACCCTTATTTC CTCAATGAAGACTGGTTTGATTTGAAGGACTTCGAAAGCTTCAACCAGGAAATGAATTCATTTCGAAG CAACAAAGAGATTGTACAAATTTCATGA